The Nicotiana tabacum cultivar K326 chromosome 14, ASM71507v2, whole genome shotgun sequence genome contains a region encoding:
- the LOC107827540 gene encoding protein IQ-DOMAIN 19 — protein MGKTGRWIKSFLTGKKDKEKDKLGGEKNTSNHHQISITSNEQPTTPISVPSTTPKEKKRWSFRRSSATPPGQRDLNDTDIIATTPPPPAKQELLDSENDHKKHALAVAAATAAAASAAAAAAKAAATAIQLTAAARASALIEPAAVKIQSVFRGYLARKALNALKGLVKLQALVRGHLVRKQAAATLRCMQALVTVQARARAQRLRMAEDENPNNPRQSVHRKSTQDNKFRHSYQDYEEDIKIVEMDIGESKGSTKSRNSYSNQGQTERTEHRISTHKAYSNQEYQHISPAPSAITDNSPRACSGHFEEYSYGTAQSSPQYYSAMSKPDPSKIPFSYARSEYAEPESLNNEYPFYPSYMANTKSSMAKARSHSAPKQRPESFERQPSRRRPSIEGRNVPRAVRMQRSSSHVGSTAQNYQYPWSIKLDRSNISIKDSECGSNCSVLTTQTNYCRSLVGFDVQGNRY, from the exons ATGGGGAAAACAGGTAGGTGGATAAAGAGCTTCTTGACAGGGAAAAAGGATAAAGAGAAAGACAAATTAGGAGGAGAGAAGAACACAAGTAATCATCACCAAATCTCTATTACTAGCAATGAGCAACCAACAACACCAATTTCAGTCCCTTCAACAACTCCTAAAGAGAAGAAGAGGTGGAGTTTCAGGAGGTCATCAGCCACTCCACCAGGTCAGAGGGATTTGAATGACACTGATATCATCGCCACCACCCCACCACCACCAGCAAAACAAGAATTGCTTGATTCAGAAAATGACCATAAGAAACATGCCTTGGCTGTGGCAGCTGCCACGGCTGCAGCTGCATCAGCAGCTGCAGCCGCTGCCAAGGCAGCAGCAACAGCGATCCAACTCACTGCTGCTGCTAGAGCCTCTGCCCTTATAGAGCCTGCAGCTGTCAAAATTCAGTCTGTTTTCCGCGGTTATTTG GCAAGAAAAGCGCTGAATGCACTAAAAGGACTAGTGAAGTTGCAGGCTTTGGTGAGAGGACATTTAGTGAGGAAACAGGCCGCTGCCACTCTAAGATGTATGCAAGCATTGGTAACTGTTCAAGCTAGAGCTCGAGCCCAAAGATTAAGAATGGCTGAAGATGAAAATCCCAACAATCCAAGGCAATCTGTCCACAGAAAATCTACACAGGACAACAAATTTAGGCACTCATATCAA GATTATGAAGAGGACATCAAGATTGTGGAAATGGATATTGGTGAATCAAAGGGTAGCACAAAGAGTAGAAATAGCTATTCAAACCAAGGTCAAACAGAAAGAACAGAACACAGAATTTCAACACACAAGGCATACTCAAATCAAGAATATCAACACATCTCTCCAGCACCATCAGCAATAACAGATAACAGTCCAAGAGCCTGCAGTGGCCATTTTGAGGAATACTCATATGGCACAGCCCAAAGCAGCCCTCAATACTACAGTGCAATGTCAAAACCCGATCCATCAAAAATCCCATTCTCTTATGCTCGTTCAGAGTATGCAGAACCAGAATCCCTTAACAATGAGTATCCATTTTATCCTAGTTACATGGCAAATACTAAGTCCTCGATGGCTAAAGCTCGATCCCACAGTGCACCAAAACAACGTCCTGAATCATTCGAGAGGCAACCAAGTAGACGAAGGCCATCAATTGAAGGGAGAAATGTGCCAAGGGCTGTGAGAATGCAAAGATCATCTTCTCATGTTGGTTCCACAGCTCAAAATTACCAGTACCCTTGGTCTATCAAGCTTGATAGATCAAACATTTCAATTAAAGATAGTGAATGTGGATCAAATTGCAGTGTCCTTACTACTCAGACTAATTACTGCAGATCACTTGTTGGCTTTGAT GTTCAGGGAAATAGGTACTAA